From one Plectropomus leopardus isolate mb chromosome 8, YSFRI_Pleo_2.0, whole genome shotgun sequence genomic stretch:
- the LOC121947587 gene encoding specifically androgen-regulated gene protein isoform X2 — protein MEHLSAEERACLMYLEETIEALEVQEDSGLSNDEPDAGFHTDKMGRLRVNDISSFKSDDQKSESGSRVLTVGDKAEHLAPNHNLEPQFSPGPAANMKYFETSENFVTQPEPPVTESDGKIHPTATELCVTKDEDGNLKIVPSASLCTDQSTATSDMDVGVIPPPSDFRDEPAPPPQSQRVKDLLTSAGSSVNKPGGPIDLELLRQRASSKSFPVIQEPPNKPPDLSLPAASSGPPTGPPPEPTEPRSPPAVAPKPKKLPANIILKSHKAAVADGNSSHPVSASSDRVLLDPQRVRIEALIKLGLLPADADPGPAFSPKLSPKTRRSWAAPPSPVSPAASHTPPSTPSTPSYTRVSSPSPAPVPLQAPAPVPPPDTSPAPAVLPIEFLPAPPAFSDPVESPLSESELSAVKDASEAAVNAQINTPPLIPPAAVNHLTPPKVIGVKSATLERSGLGLSSYMASQDFSEGSQGVNGERSPSQLRNTRARPASLGSRKEFSSAHGEGLQIRRATSKESDVHRSLSGPQHSGDSQKLPRSQGISVLICPRSENEEDRREALKKLGLLRD, from the exons ATGGAGCACTTATCAGCAGAAGAGAGGGCGTGTCTCATGTATCTGGAGGAAACAATTGAAGCGCTGGAGGTGCAGGAGGACAGCGGTTTATCCAACGATGAACCAGATGCTGGGTTTCATACGGACAAAATGGGTCGGCTCAGAGTAAATG acATTTCCAGTTTCAAGTCTGATGACCAGAAATCAGAGTCTGGATCCAGAGTGTTAACCGTCGGAGACAAAGCTGAGCATCTCGCTCCAAATCACAACTTAGAACCACAGTTCTCTCCTGGTCCTGCAGCCAACATGAAATATTTCGAAACATCAGAAAACTTTGTGACTCAACCTGAACCTCCAGTCACTGAATCTGATGGCAAAATCCACCCAACAGCCACTGAGCTGTGTGTAACCAAGGATGAAGATGGTAATCTCAAGATTGTCCCAAGTGCCAGTCTTTGCACCGATCAGTCCACTGCGACCTCTGACATGGATGTGGGTGTGATCCCTCCTCCGTCAGACTTCAGGGATGAGCCCGCTCCTCCTCCACAGTCGCAGAGAGTAAAAGACCTTCTTACATCTGCCGGATCATCCGTAAACAAACCAGGAGGACCTATTGACTTGGAGCTGCTGCGCCAGAGAGCCTCTTCAAAGAGCTTCCCTGTGATCCAGGAACCTCCAAACAAGCCCCCAGATCTGAGTCTACCAGCTGCCAGCTCTGGTCCTCCCACAGGTCCTCCACCTGAACCCACTGAGCCCAGAAGTCCACCTGCCGTCGCCCCAAAGCCCAAGAAGCTTCCTGCCAACATTATTCTGAAGTCACACAAGGCAGCAGTGGCTGATGGCAACTCCTCACATCCAGTGTCCGCTAGTAGCGACCGGGTTTTGTTGGATCCGCAGAGGGTCCGCATTGAGGCCCTTATAAAGCTTGGTCTTCTGCCCGCTGATGCAGATCCAGGACCTGCCTTCAGCCCTAAACTTTCTCCCAAAACGAGAAGGTCATGGGCAGCTCCTCCTTCTCCAGTCAGCCCAGCGGCCTCACATACACCACCTTCAACTCCCTCGACACCATCTTACACCCGTGTCAGCAGCCCGTCTCCTGCCCCCGTCCCTCTCCAGGCTCCTGCACCTGTGCCACCACCAGATACCTCCCCAGCTCCAGCAGTCCTGCCTATCGAGTTTCTCCCAGCACCTCCTGCTTTCAGCGACCCCGTCGAATCTCCGCTGTCAGAGAGCGAACTGTCTGCCGTTAAAGATGCTTCAGAGGCTGCTGTTAACGCGCAGATAAACACGCCACCTCTTATCCCTCCTGCCGCGGTCAATCACCTAACCCCACCCAAGGTCATAGGTGTCAAATCAGCCACCCTGGAGCGCTCTGGTCTAGGTCTGAGCAGCTACATGGCGAGTCAAGACTTCAGTGAGGGCAGCCAGGGCGTCAACGGTGAGCGGAGCCCCAGCCAGCTACGTAACACTCGAGCACGACCAGCGTCTCTGGGGAGTAGGAAAGAGTTTTCAAGCGCTCATGGAGAGGGTTTGCAGATCCGCCGTGCCACCAGCAAAGAGTCGGATGTGCACAGGTCCCTGTCCGGCCCTCAGCACTCCGGAGACTCTCAGAAGCTGCCTCGATCGCAAGGCATCAGTGTGCTGATCTGCCCCCGTTCAGAAAACGAGGAAGACCGCCGCGAGGCACTGAAGAAGCTGGGGCTGCTCAGAGACTAA
- the LOC121947587 gene encoding specifically androgen-regulated gene protein isoform X1 produces the protein MPKSDTWPGGVAMESLSNLDSAGSCDSVISMNSGYSEDSMEHLSAEERACLMYLEETIEALEVQEDSGLSNDEPDAGFHTDKMGRLRVNDISSFKSDDQKSESGSRVLTVGDKAEHLAPNHNLEPQFSPGPAANMKYFETSENFVTQPEPPVTESDGKIHPTATELCVTKDEDGNLKIVPSASLCTDQSTATSDMDVGVIPPPSDFRDEPAPPPQSQRVKDLLTSAGSSVNKPGGPIDLELLRQRASSKSFPVIQEPPNKPPDLSLPAASSGPPTGPPPEPTEPRSPPAVAPKPKKLPANIILKSHKAAVADGNSSHPVSASSDRVLLDPQRVRIEALIKLGLLPADADPGPAFSPKLSPKTRRSWAAPPSPVSPAASHTPPSTPSTPSYTRVSSPSPAPVPLQAPAPVPPPDTSPAPAVLPIEFLPAPPAFSDPVESPLSESELSAVKDASEAAVNAQINTPPLIPPAAVNHLTPPKVIGVKSATLERSGLGLSSYMASQDFSEGSQGVNGERSPSQLRNTRARPASLGSRKEFSSAHGEGLQIRRATSKESDVHRSLSGPQHSGDSQKLPRSQGISVLICPRSENEEDRREALKKLGLLRD, from the exons ATGCCGAAGAGTGACACGTGGCCAGGCGGGGTTGCCATGGAATCTTTGAGCAATTTGGACAGTGCCGGGAGCTGCGACAGTGTAATCAGCATGAACTCTGGCTAT AGTGAAGACAGCATGGAGCACTTATCAGCAGAAGAGAGGGCGTGTCTCATGTATCTGGAGGAAACAATTGAAGCGCTGGAGGTGCAGGAGGACAGCGGTTTATCCAACGATGAACCAGATGCTGGGTTTCATACGGACAAAATGGGTCGGCTCAGAGTAAATG acATTTCCAGTTTCAAGTCTGATGACCAGAAATCAGAGTCTGGATCCAGAGTGTTAACCGTCGGAGACAAAGCTGAGCATCTCGCTCCAAATCACAACTTAGAACCACAGTTCTCTCCTGGTCCTGCAGCCAACATGAAATATTTCGAAACATCAGAAAACTTTGTGACTCAACCTGAACCTCCAGTCACTGAATCTGATGGCAAAATCCACCCAACAGCCACTGAGCTGTGTGTAACCAAGGATGAAGATGGTAATCTCAAGATTGTCCCAAGTGCCAGTCTTTGCACCGATCAGTCCACTGCGACCTCTGACATGGATGTGGGTGTGATCCCTCCTCCGTCAGACTTCAGGGATGAGCCCGCTCCTCCTCCACAGTCGCAGAGAGTAAAAGACCTTCTTACATCTGCCGGATCATCCGTAAACAAACCAGGAGGACCTATTGACTTGGAGCTGCTGCGCCAGAGAGCCTCTTCAAAGAGCTTCCCTGTGATCCAGGAACCTCCAAACAAGCCCCCAGATCTGAGTCTACCAGCTGCCAGCTCTGGTCCTCCCACAGGTCCTCCACCTGAACCCACTGAGCCCAGAAGTCCACCTGCCGTCGCCCCAAAGCCCAAGAAGCTTCCTGCCAACATTATTCTGAAGTCACACAAGGCAGCAGTGGCTGATGGCAACTCCTCACATCCAGTGTCCGCTAGTAGCGACCGGGTTTTGTTGGATCCGCAGAGGGTCCGCATTGAGGCCCTTATAAAGCTTGGTCTTCTGCCCGCTGATGCAGATCCAGGACCTGCCTTCAGCCCTAAACTTTCTCCCAAAACGAGAAGGTCATGGGCAGCTCCTCCTTCTCCAGTCAGCCCAGCGGCCTCACATACACCACCTTCAACTCCCTCGACACCATCTTACACCCGTGTCAGCAGCCCGTCTCCTGCCCCCGTCCCTCTCCAGGCTCCTGCACCTGTGCCACCACCAGATACCTCCCCAGCTCCAGCAGTCCTGCCTATCGAGTTTCTCCCAGCACCTCCTGCTTTCAGCGACCCCGTCGAATCTCCGCTGTCAGAGAGCGAACTGTCTGCCGTTAAAGATGCTTCAGAGGCTGCTGTTAACGCGCAGATAAACACGCCACCTCTTATCCCTCCTGCCGCGGTCAATCACCTAACCCCACCCAAGGTCATAGGTGTCAAATCAGCCACCCTGGAGCGCTCTGGTCTAGGTCTGAGCAGCTACATGGCGAGTCAAGACTTCAGTGAGGGCAGCCAGGGCGTCAACGGTGAGCGGAGCCCCAGCCAGCTACGTAACACTCGAGCACGACCAGCGTCTCTGGGGAGTAGGAAAGAGTTTTCAAGCGCTCATGGAGAGGGTTTGCAGATCCGCCGTGCCACCAGCAAAGAGTCGGATGTGCACAGGTCCCTGTCCGGCCCTCAGCACTCCGGAGACTCTCAGAAGCTGCCTCGATCGCAAGGCATCAGTGTGCTGATCTGCCCCCGTTCAGAAAACGAGGAAGACCGCCGCGAGGCACTGAAGAAGCTGGGGCTGCTCAGAGACTAA